AGTGATTTAATATTATGTCAAATTTTGACAATATATGAGACAACATATGAATTAAATAGTTAAAACCCCTATTACTGTGAAGATTTTATTGATTCTATTCATTGGTCTTGACATGATTGTGTTTGCAGTGGTTTGTGACTCCAGTCAGTTCATCTGTCAGTCAAACTATCTGTTcccaaaataaatgaacaaacaaacatcaaatgTGCATCATTTCTGTTTCATGTAGTCTTTCTAAAGGCTCTATATCCATTAGTGAGAAATAGTCAGTCTCTGGCAGACATGTTCTTGTGTTTTATCTTGTAGTTATCTTGTTGTATATGTTGTTTCAGAAGCATTACAGCCTAATCGACCCTATGTTGAAGTTGtgaattttcattcattcatttcccTTTAACTAAGCCTATGGTCCAGTATATAATTCATATAGTGTCTTTCAGGTTTATTAAATCAATTGTCAAACTGTTTCTTATTATTGTCCACTGTCATCTGTAATGAAGCCACTGAGGTTTTCAGTCAGATGCTCAATTTCACCACTAGATGTCAGTAACGCTGCACTGATTTCACATGAGCAGGTGAAGgatttatattacatacatttattaatttacttcgGATTCATTTGGAACAGTTTAATTTTATGTGAATATCAGTGATCTGGTGTTTGTCAGATGTTCAGTGCTGTCTGTACTTCTGCTTTGCAGGATCTGCTCATGATTCACTATGTCTCTGTTGATCTGCTGATGTTGCTGAGTAAGTTTGGTGATCGTATCTGGAGGACATGAAATGCTGATGGCCATCGATTCAGTCCACAAACTTAGTTCTGTGCACAGGTATCTGTACTAACACTGATCAGTTCACCGAAACAGCAAACTTTTCTTTATTAAGAGTTGATCTAGACAAGTACATGGAAATTACAAAGTTGTGTTCATCCTAAGCAGTAAAAACTGCATCTCTATATTTATCCTATGTGTCCTCATAAGgtgtacatttattaatgttgtttgtttatttattgtattttattttattttatttgtgtgtgtgtgtgtgtgtgttaacatTGCAACACATTAAcatctgtgtatatttattctttttttgtttgttttatatctgTACTGCCCTAATAGTTTATGTTTTGTactgcttaattaaaaaaagaaggaaatcaGGAAAAAAGATTCGTGAAACGCACTCTGAAGTTACGATttcaatcaaatgattcacgatgcGCGCTCCGAAAGTCGATTCGAGTAGAATCAAAAGATTCGTGAACCCTTTCCAAAGTTCGAATCAAAGGAATCGCGAATCCGCTTCTAAATTCCAATCTCAGATTCGTGAAACCGctgttctgatctgaatcaactgattcacGAAGCTCTCCGAAATTTCAACtgaaatgattcgtgatacgcaATCCGATTGGATCGCTTCAAAGCAGTGAATAATTTTGtgacgcaatggtttaactcAATGTTTCTGGATTTTGAAAAGCTCCGTTTCACTCATTATCATGGATCAAGGAACCGGGGGGGCCGCCCGGGCCTGGGCCCTGGTAACTTTTGAGGTCTGgtacaaattatgacatacaaaaatacataggctatagactcatatggattattcattaaaagatcgcgatctcgattcaaacacacgCAATCTTATTGCTATATGATGATGATTTCGCCATGCATATAAAACCTTTGAAATCGCAATCACATCggaatatttaaacctgctttcGCGCAACCGCGGAGTCAGAGAGCTCTGCTCATGTAAGTTAAGCTTTATGTTTGAACAAGCTTCACGACCAGGATACACGGTATAGGCTACATTTCTGTGttgcaaacattaaataataactaaagTATTCGGACAAATGTTCATTAGAGCCCTGCACGAGCCTCACATGCATTTCCTAGTCCGGCCCTTGTCCGACAGCTTATTAGAATTATCGGGAAAAAGAGAGTTCAAGTaacaatgttagtttcaacGTTAAACTTAGAGAAATGTGCGCTATTAGAGGCATACCCAAatttgtgcggagagtggaagctaaagccgaCATGGAGGCACCAACGCGatcacatgcattttttttttttttcagtgaaaaaaatttaaaatattccttAATTTTTGCTCATAATACATCATTTGTGGCATTTTCAGTCTATAGCGTGTGCTTGAACGCGGATCTTTTCTGctgatcttttttttaaccctttcacgcgtacgatcacaccagtgtgatcattcttggctggtccctggagcgtacgatcacaccggtgtgattcgaacgttcagcgcgtcacgtgatcaaccgctgaattcaaatctgctttggcgctttggctggcgctgagccagatcggacgcgctgagcgcttgtcatattatcgcaactattcagtgttttcaacaataaaatgcttattttaggttccagacatttacatacacataaatcaaaatacacAATACATACACAAAATACACGCCGATGTCTTTGGACATTTGTAAGGCTCAATAACGAGccttacaaatgttatctgacgacatgttttattgatatcatatacacattgtgtaggtaactataaagtttactctgctcttctccaagctcaccagagacttactttaatgtttttcgggaggagaggatgaatttgcgttttgtaaatcccacagctcggattcagcgcgaactaacatggcggcgcccatcactcggcatagatcaactaacacgctcattataaaagtgtttaaacctccaaatacatttacttgaacatatttcagaatcggaatatcagatatttcataatacagtgagcacgtttgtgaatattaataataaaaagggggaaaaactatataaaagtgatacatgtgtcatacagcgctattgtggctgcgttgtgtcacgtgacaaacacgacgcgtcgccatggaaacaataaggcggtacgttctaaataacggtcgcctaaaaaaactcactctgggggctcagctagaatattttaaactcacgtgtgaaagggttaaaggctgatttgctgctgctggCAGAGACACTAAACGCTTTCTGAGCCGGTCTCGAAAGTAAAAGCGAAAGTGAAGTCTCGTGGTGTTTCCACCAGCGCggaaatttgttttcatcaccataaatggtgtatgtataaaatatcaaGAAAGGAGAAGCCTTATATAAATATCAAACCTAAGGAGAAGAAATGATTGTTGTATGTGATTGTATTAGTCTATATAGAGTGATAGTCAGTGTAAAAAGAGCAAAAGGAAACACCAAACAAGTGAAGTGGATTCATTGAGAATGATGTggttgtgtgttgtgttttgtttttgtcagacCTAAATGACAACTTCCTGCTCTCATTTTAGCAACATGGAAAGAAAAGTCTACATGATGGAACCTCAAAATACAGGTATCATATACcttcttttgtttgttatatgaAACTTAATTGTGATGTGCAACATTAAATAATGACTTTAGTTGATTTATGAATGTAATAGCTGTAGGAGCAGCAGTAACATCAGCTTCACTTTCATCTTCTGTCACAGAACTTAAGCAAAAATGTGTAGAGTGTTTGGAAGCAGAAACATTGTCTCTTGTGAAGTGTTTCTGGTTTACTTGACAAACATACTGAAGCAGAAACATGCAGAACAAACTTCATGTTTTCAAGCTACTGTATTTAAGCTTCTGCAGTTAAACTGAAAACTAAaggacagacaaaaaaaaagcttcagaACAGTGATTGATGAATAATCAGAGACTGTGTCACTGTTTGAAAATCACTAACATCTCTTACAGGACGATGAAGATCAGCTggggactaaaaaaaaaaacagaggagaGAACAGAATATCAACATGTCAACTCTGATACCACAGGTAAAAATCACAGTCACAtcattgtttaaaatgattctaaagaacatttttattagattctctcaataaaatatttttttttcaagcactTTATTTACGTTTCAAATCCACTTCTTTCTGCATATTATCTCATCAACAAATTCCAAACATAAGTCTTTATCTACATATTGAAGTAATGTGTGGTAAACATACCTCCTGCTGGTGGATTCTGGTTATTTTGATCTGTGATGTTGATTAAGATCAAGATATTTGCATCATAACATGTCACATATCACATGTGTTGTGTGTTATTGTGTGATGTGAGGATTGTGGACACTGAATGTCTGATTTGACTGTTTGCAGTGAGGATTGTTCTTCTGGGTTCGAGCGTGTCTGAAAACAGTCTGGTGGGAAACTTCATATTAGGACGAGCAGCGTTTGACAGTGAAGCTCCTCCAGATGTTGTAGAGAGAGTCGCAGGAAGACTGAAGGACAGACACGTGATCATCATCAACAGTCCTCAGCTGCTCCAGACCAACATCTCAGATCATCAGATCACACAGACAGTGAGAGAGTGTGTCCATCTGTCTGATCCAGGACCTCATGTGATCGTTCTGCTCCTCAAACATGAGCCGTGTTCAGCAGAAGATCAAGAGCGTGTGGAGAAGGTGCTGCTCTCTTTCTCTGAGCGCGTTTATCAACACACCATGGTGCTCAGCACACGAGAGCCACTGAAACCAATGACATCCTGCAGAAAATCATTCAGAAATGTGCAAACAGACACTTCAGTCTTCAGACGAGCAGCTCTCCTCATGATCTTCTGCAGACGCTTGAGGACATTGTGAAGATGAATGATGGACGACACCTGAGTTGTGCTGAAGGTTCACAGCATTTCACAATGGAGAAACAGAATATTTGATGTTTATATTGGTAAATTaacatgttttcattttgttctgttctcAGTTCCAGAGTATAAAAAGATGAATCTGGTTGTGTGTGGGAGCGACGAGACATTAAAATCCTCCATATCAGAGCCGATCCtgcagcagacagacagaagatcaGATCGTCAGATCAGTCTGGTGGAGCTTCCAGCTCTGATTCGTCTCTCAGAGGAGGAAGTGATGCGTCAGACTCACCGCTGTGTGTCTCTCTGTCATCCTGGAGTTCAtgttttcatcatcatcattcctGAAGCTCCAATTAATAATGAAGACAAAGAAGAAATGGAGAAGATCCAGAGGATATTTAGCTCAAGAATCAACAAACACATCATGATCCTCATAAAGCTGAATTCAGAGCATCAGACAGCAGAACTAAATGAAGAAACACAATCTGTCATTCAGATTTTTGGAGGAAGACATCAGTTCATTAATCCCAAAACACAAGTGTCTGTGTTGATGGAGAAACTGGAGCAGATGGTTGAGGAAAATAGTGGTGTTTGTTTCTCCACAGAGACACTGATGGAGGCACAGATGGAAAAACTGCTGAAATTTGAAgagatgaaaaagaaaattcaatcACTAGAGACACATTTACTGTCACGAGgtaataaacagaaaatcattTTGGGGAGGACCTGAAACCGGAAGTTGTTCATCAGTTAACACGGTCAGTGTCTTCAGCTTTTTGTAAATTGGGTGATATTCACTTTCTTCTCAGATGTGATTTTGATTTACCCAAACTTCCTGTGAAGTTATCAGCATTCACCAACAAGTCTTATTATGTTGGAAATtggcacacacacaattttacaCCTCACAATACTCCTGTCTGGAATAACAAATCCCTGTTTTATGAGAACTGGGTAATTAGAAATATTTGGTCAGTGATGGATGTAATGGATGAGAGTGGTGATATGTTAGATTACAATTCTTTCACTTTAAAACTCAGATTTCTCTGTCATCCAAAGCAGTTCTTTGCTGTTGTAAATTCAATACCCTCAGGTATAAAATGTTAATGAGATGTTTCCTTTCTTCCCTTGTTATAGTTGGTGATATTGAAATAGAGAGTAAACTCTGCACTGACAAATATATAAGACACATTATTATCCAGTTATGCCACCCctgtcaaatattaaaaaataaatcagatgacacatttaatacaaaatactgttaaatatttcAGAACAGCCTAAGATTCACTATCCTCCAAAAGGTAAaagaaatacactttaaaaatattaaatgatatatattcTTCCAataaattttcacatttaaaattcaATGAATAAATAGATGTATTAGAAACTGTACATTTGCTAATGTATCGGTCCTCAGGACTCCTGCGATCAGTAGAGACTTCAGTGCGACTTTACTGACATGTAGTGCTGAAATTATGCAAATTGAAATGCCATTTTGTAAAAGAATAGAGAAAAGGGAGAcaaacagttttagttttatcaaGGAGAACGAGCTTAATGAGCttacatctttctttctttttttttttttttttttttttttttttacaagaaacaGCGTTTCTAAAGAAATCCATTtctttttgcatatttatttaaaatgatcaataaaaaatgagaatgaaaatgattattttcatcTCCTCAACAAACTCCAAACATATTTATTCTGATGCGACTTCTAAGCATCTCAGACTTTGACTTAGACCAGTTTtgctgttttaataattttttcaaATGTGATGAAGGTGATGAAGgtcaaatataatttaagacTAAAATAATCTAAGATTTTTGTTTCATACAGTGATTGTCATCCACAATCCTCCTCGCAggagaagatgaacaaagaacAACCTCCTATGAGTAAGTCTTTAtctacataaattaaattatgtgtGGAAGATATTAACAATTTATCCCCAATAAAACACAAGTGATTAAATGTATCTCATGCTGGTGGATTCTGGGTATTTTAATCTGTGATGTTGGATTCAAATCAAGATCTTGTAATCATAACATGTTACATATCACATGTGCTGTGTGTTATTGTGTGATGTGAGGATTGTGGACACTGAATGTCTGATTTGACTGTTTGCAGTGAGGATTGTTCTTCTGGGTTGAAGCGTGTCAGAAAACAGTCATGTGGGAAACTTCATATTAGGACGAGCAGCGTTTGACAGTGAAGCTCCTCCAGATGTTGTAGAGAGAGTCGCAGGAAGACTGAAGGACAGACACGTGATCATCATCAACAGTCCTCAGCTGCTCCAGACCAACATCTCAGATCATCAGATCACACAGACAGTGAGAGAGTGTGTCCATCTGTCTGATCCAGGACCTCATGTGATCGTTCTGCTCCTCAAACATGAGCCGTGTTCAGCAGAAGATCAAGAGCGTGTGGAGAAGGTGCTGCTCTCTTTCTCTGAGCGCGTTTATCAACACACCATGGTGCTCAGCACACGAGAGCCCACTGAAACCAATGACATCCTGCAGAAAATCATTCAGAAATGTGCAAACAGACACTTCAGTCTTCAGACGAGCAGCTCTCCTTATGATCTTCTGCAGATGCTTGAGGACATTGAGAAGATGAATGATGGACGACACCTGGATTGTGCTGAAGGTACAACAGTATTTTACAATGGATGATATAGTGTGACGATATTTGGTGTTTACATCAgtaatttaacatgtttaaatttTCTTCTGTCAGAAGGTGTGAAGCTGAATCTGGTTGTGTGCGGGAGCGACGAGACATTAAAATCCTCCATATCAGAGCAGATCCtgcagcagacagacagaagatcaGATCGTCTTTACGTAGATTACGTAGCCAGACTGTGATCAATCAATAAATCACAACAATCCCACACTGCCAATGTGatacaaacacagacacagtGATTGAATGTTAACGTCAAGTctaaatgcagcctaacaacaacaaaagtattGACTTTTAGTTCTGTTCATCTTTGTTAGATTCATGGTTACTGTTAAGAtacactgaaaaatgaaaaatgtcattatttactcgccctcatgtgaAATAGATTTAACAGAATCAAAACCGTGCCTGCTTGATTTGAAGGAACCAATGAGATTTACAAGCATGCACGTTTAAACTTACCATACTTTTACCATATTTGATGCATTTATTCTGAATAATTCCTTTACAATGcagaaatattaacaaatgcagctaataaagttattataatataaagtttatatattataatgcaCCTTAAcgtcaacaaaaacaaaaagaagtttttatatatatgaaccCTAGGCTCgttatttggtttatttaatTCCTGGATACTGCCTGCCTGTAAATATTGTGCCCACGAGTATAACAGTGTTTAATCAagtatatagaaataaatttgaatgtagGCTATATTCTGAGTAGTCATAGAAgtgattatataaataaaaataaaacaaaaatgtaagagTGAATCATTCTGTGAATCTTCAGTTGATTCAGTGTTTCAGAGGGCTTCATTTCACatcatcacaactgttttcaacttcCTCTTGAAGCTGCTTTGTCTTGACTTTTTAATGACAGCTGGCAATGCAGCTGTATGTGCATTCCTGCCATTTACTGGGAGTGTAAAGCCCAGACGGAAGACagagaaaacacaaataaatccTCCTAATtaaatctctctctctaattacttacatttattGGTCACTTACTTCTAtcataaccagtgttggggagtagcttgttacatgtaacagaattacataatttaattacaaaataaatgtaattgtaattagctatagttactgagaaaaaatatgtaattaaattacagttacttttgaaaaatgttaatgattacaaagggggttacatctgaatttcacacaaatacacccacatacagatttaattgtcTACTTTTATAAACTGCATTGATtgcagaataggacacatgcttattcaataactattttatttcctatttgggtttttGCATATACTTTAGATTTTaagataaattgtttttttccagggCGTTGTTATATggcagtgtttcctgtcataactatgcaaacatttgatttcaaaaccagtatcatagctattaaactatttcttgttatgatttcaaatctgaatttaacctcagaatgatctcaaatgatctaaaaataagttaataagagtctgaatttgtggtggctgtgctttaaattaaattattacacggctttacggaatacttgattctgattggtcagtcatcacattccaaggtatgttattcttccataacaactggtaaaagctaataacacagactcatctgGAAAACTTACGCTGGCCTATacgcttgataatttttcttagtGGAAGCTTTGGATTTGGTtagctattaaaatattaaaactcaattcaataCAATTTCTTGATGAGGTCATCCTGGTTATGTGGACTCAACAAGCAACTGtgtaataaatgttgttattgCAATAAAGAtgtatcccttacttattataatcttaattcaagtgataaaggattttaaaagtctgacagtaatcagtgttgagagctactgtaaggttcactctgcctgatttaaatgtttcaaaaatttTAGAAATCTAGAAAAgtaaatcaaaaagtaatcaaaagtaataagttacattactttaatatagaatagaatatagaataagtaagaaacagactaatattagcgtagatgccattcttctgacgatgcactgagtacatcgggtgttatgggaagtaaCTGAGCCTAACTTTTAAAACACCCCCAAacttggtttctcccatttcCCATGATGCACTGCAGCACAGATATAAAGGCTCATTCCACAATCATTCTGGTTTCTTAACCGGATCCAGCAGCATGGTGGCAGGTGAGGTGAGTAAGTGCTGCTCTTGTAAATGggtttatattttgtgtgttaGTTAGTGATGGCTAAGTGAAGCGTTCTGAACTAGTGAAGCTTTCAACACAATTGTATCGGAAAAAGGTTCATGTTGTGGCCATtagtaaaaatgaataacaccTTCCAAAGTGCTGTGCTCCATTGCAGCCGCTGGTTTCACATCTGCTTCTACAAatgattctttgttttattttattgtatataaataatggtcaTTGTCAAAGTCAATTATTTATGTTGGTGTACTGgcactaaaataagtaaaataaataaaacataaattaataaatgaaatctaTGATATGTTTATTTGAACTCTGCCTCAGTCCTTAGACTTTTTCTTTAAAGTTTTTGAGctcaatatataaattacaactaaaaaataaattcataaacaatgctaacacattaaaatgtactaTAATGTAAAGGAAACAGCACTGGGCTTCGCTTCGTTTGAACCAGATACTGAAACAAGCGCATGGTTTTCAGGTGAATGAAGCTTCAGACGTCATAGATCACTTGCTTTTCTTAAAACGAATCAAGCTCTGATGCAGTActtcaatgtgaaatgtgtcTTTTTTTGATACAAGCTTTGGAGCATCCTTGTTGAAGGTAACATCACTAGTGTTAGTTAAAGATGGTCTGTGGAACATTTCCCTGTTTAGTTGTGTTAGAATAGATGTGTGATTACTGGATGGTTTACTGCATTTGTGTGCTCGTGTTCAGTTACAGTAAATGAAGCTGATTCACTGCTCATCTCTCACTCATATTATCTTCCTAATATGCCTGTCTCTCTTCTACTACACTTCTGATCCATTCATAACAAACCTAGAGAAACACTTAATGTCTAGATATTACGACAGACATACGATCATGACCGTATGTGATTTACATATTGGGCTGTTTtcctaataataatgttaacatgAGGAATGCTAAACGAGGGTCACTTAGTGTGA
This DNA window, taken from Labeo rohita strain BAU-BD-2019 unplaced genomic scaffold, IGBB_LRoh.1.0 scaffold_151, whole genome shotgun sequence, encodes the following:
- the LOC127158441 gene encoding uncharacterized protein LOC127158441 → MNDGRHLSCAEVPEYKKMNLVVCGSDETLKSSISEPILQQTDRRSDRQISLVELPALIRLSEEEVMRQTHRCVSLCHPGVHVFIIIIPEAPINNEDKEEMEKIQRIFSSRINKHIMILIKLNSEHQTAELNEETQSVIQIFGGRHQFINPKTQVSVLMEKLEQMVEENSGVCFSTETLMEAQMEKLLKFEEMKKKIQSLETHLLSRDVILIYPNFL